TTACGTCCCTGTTTGATCTCCTGCTTCCTTAAATGCCCAAGACTAGATGAAGCGGAAACCAATAGCTCTCATTGAAGTCCAGCACAGATCGTCCTCTAGAGTTAATACCTCATAATGGAATCACAATCAAGCTGACATGCCTCTTGGGAGGAGACAAAGTTTGTGAATTTAAGCAGAAAAACAGATGTGTTGATTAATTTCACTTAAACGAGGAGTATGTAGATATCTACAGAGTTAAATCATAAAATTACATTAATATATCATCGGATATTAAGGAAACTAaactatgttgaagtgctgtactacaatgcagcagccactaAATTCGTCTCCTGAGTTTAGGTTACAGAcgagatatatattttttttttaccagagaagggaggcagttttaaggcacccccacacggccgttttggacgccccttggtttgccagctACGAGAGCCTCGTGCCCCTTGGTATCTTTGGTGCCACCCTGGGGGGCCCCAGACCCCAGGATGGAAACCGATGATTTAGAGCTCACTAAGAAAgtatcattaaaaaacaatttttggACACAACTAACAAGCTGATTTCAAATCCCTTTATTGAGCCTCTTCAAagcattttcttcatttcatcacCATCCTGTTTCTCAACACCATCATGGTCATTACTGCAGATGATGCAGAGTAAACACTGAGCTAATTCAAGCAGCTCGGTTCTTTTACTTGATTCCACTGTTGCTCATGCTTTGAGCTTTGCACACTCCTTTCCCGGCGACTTCAAAGGCAGATCCCTTGTAGGTTGCGACGCACTGGTCGTCTGTGCGTAGGTCTGGCTGAACCTGCTCCCACACCTTCTTTTTGGGGTTAAGCTCTTTGTCCGGTTCACCTGCAATCAAAACATCAGTTTACTGCATTAGCAACTGCTCCTGCTCTGTGCTCATCTGTCACACATGATGAATGTGATCAAGGACAGATTGTGTCATGTCCTTGTATAACCTTcagaaaagctgttttaatatATTCATTCTATGACACATTTATAGATGACTTTATAGTTCCTTTATGGATTCTTCATAGTCATCAAACACTGATTCCATCTGTAAAGTAGGATCAAGccaaaataaactaataaaatgaCTTATCATTATACACATGATTTATCAGGCCAatacttattttatttctccCACTTGAATTGTGAATAGTAAGAcctaatattgtgttttattagaGCATCAGCGTTTTAACACGGCCATTTGATCTTTGCCATAATTCAAAACATCTTCACGGAAATTCTCGGAATCAAAATGTGCATCTAGCAAAAACAATTAAGGGAGGCTCTCATTTAATGTTGCCTTTGTTTTTTGATGTTGCCTGGCATTAGTGAAAAAAATCATAGCCTGTACTGTCTGGCTTCTGTCCGGTGTCAACTTTTTCCCCTTTCAGGGTATGAGGACACGAATGTGTTTCATTTCCCAAAGCTGCCATTTCTGCCGGTTTACAACCCAAGAGTGGCAACAGTCTTTTTTGATCTGAAGCGTGAAGGAGGTTTTGATGAGCAACTTGCGCACATTCTGAAGCTCAAGCAGAAGTACTGGGCCCAATTAGTTGAGGAAATGTGGGCAATTACAACCATGTACTCACACCAGCCGTGTATTGGCTGTAATTGAATCTGTACTGTGGCGCTTtggggagagaaaggagggaaaCGTGGAAAGAGAAACACTTCTTTCGCCTCTTATTTTCCATTATATGTAATTCAGAAACACGGCTTCAGTTTTACTGAATACCACATCGAAAAAAATCTAACATACCGTCTCAagtctctcctgtctccttgaAAACTAATTTCTTAAAAGATGGTTAGAGTGGGACTGTTTTTAATGTGGCATCCATAAAAATGATTCTGGCTGAAAGAGATCCCTCATGAATCAAGCAGCTTTAGGAGTGGCTGGGACATGTGGACAGCAGGGTTGAAACTCTCGGCTGATTCAGCTGGATTATTGGACCACAGATCAACCTTCATCATTACCACCCCTTCACTGTTTTCAGAGGGAACTCCCATTTTCTTCATTGTTCCCAACAAATCCTTTGCTCAGCACCAATATCCAGCACACAGACTTCTATTATTAATTTGGTCTTCAGAGCCAGAGAGAGGTTTGTTGGTGGCTGTTGTTGATTTTAACAACACCTTTAATACAGACtctgttaaatatatttaataaggGGGTCATTGATTCATTAccaagcttttattttatgttttaattaattgGAAATATGGTTCACATATTCTTTTATTCCAAACTCATCGACATGAGTTGAACTTAACCAGACAATCGGGGCACATATCTTTCCGTCTGCCTATAGAATAAAAGAgtcagttacttttttttttaccagcaatAAGAGTTGATTAGCCTCTTAAATCAGCAGTCACAGGCCATTAAGCCATAAAGCCCACGATTCGACTAATGAGAGCATTTAGTGGGGTCTGAGAACATAAAGTGATCGGTGTCTTCAGGGgaataaatgtttaaacttgAGTGATACAGTGAGAGAGTTCAACAACACCTTTCATTCCATAAAGTCAGCAGCATTTGTTGAAACCAGTAGTTTTTTCCAGTAGGCTTAACTTTGTGACAATCATTATGATTATCTTAGTGGTGAGAAAACATCCCCATGTTTAGATGGATATGACCGTTACATTTAAGCTTCAACCTGATTTGGTTGTTCGTACCTGGGAAGCCTTGGAAAGATACTCTGTCCCCTGGTACTGATCCACTTGGAGGGTCCAGGATTTCCACTTTGTCTGGTGAGCTGGCACACATGACCATAGCCTGGGACACCACTCCTCTCATCTTGGCCGGCTTCAGGTTGCACATTAGTACAGCCATTCGGTTTTGCATCTGCATTAGGGAAAGAAAGTGTAATAAACATTTTGGCCCATTTTTAcaagacagcagagagaaagagagagagagagagagaatgatctgagagagagggagataaacAATTCACTATGGTGTAGAAAACACCACCAGGACAGGATGTAGAACTTCAGTGTTCATTTTCTTGTGTACTGCctacttcaatcaatcaatttccAAAGAATGAGTCCAGCGTTTTCTGGCTTGTTTGCCTCATTTAAAAAACCAGAGGGcgcggggcgctggtggcgcagtggttagtgcgcgcgccccatgtatggagactgTCAtctcaagcaggcggcccgggttcacatcccacctgtggcttctttcccgcatgtcattccccactctctctccctgatttctaactctatccactgtcctatctctccattaaaggcacaaaaagccccaaaaaaacaaaaaaaacccaaaaaaaccaGAGGGCGCAAACAGAAAAGTTAAGCCTGAAGACCTCTGTGgttaaacaatatttaaaaaaagaggaagaccaCAGGCAGCTCCTGCTTAAAGCGGAGAAGAAGAGCAATCTAGTATTTCACGAGATGATGCATACCAGACCTCAGAAAATAATCAtacatgtattttatatatatatttcaagaAATTGCCACATAAATTCAAAATCCTTCACGTTGCTTGGACAGGGGTAAGGTGGTGGTTTAACTGTTCCTCTCATGAGCAGTTTTGGTGAGCCAGGGTTTGTATGTTAAGGTCCTGTAACAGTATTTCAAATGGTGTAATGTAGAAACTAGTCTTAACTGTTCTTTTCTAACTAGCCTGTCTCAAGACTTCTCCATGGTGTCCATTATTTATCCTAGCATAACAGACACTCAAGAGTACCACCAGAAAACCCATAATGCATTTCCTCATCTACTTCACTCCTGCTTGCTTGACAGAATGGCCTCAGTACGACTGTTAACAAGAAAGTTACTCGACATTTTTCGATTTATTGCCTCTGAGTGTGTAGTGCTGCAACAGACCATAAAGGACATGCCTGAAGTCAGAGAGCATTTAAGGTTTTCTTCAGTGTGGACATTTTTGTATGATGATATACAtgatgatatatatataatgattTCATCCAGCttaagtttgtgtttaaatttaaatgacaAACTCCGTCAAACCCCCGTCTAAAGCAGAGGCTAGGCATTGTAAGGCACAAGCACTCCCACGTCTGGGAATATGAACACACAAACTTTTATTACCATAAAAGTATCTAGTGGCCCCCAGGAGCAAAACATAAATCAACATTAATGTGAATTGAACACCATGACTCACCGGAGATCTCGAATAAGCATCACAATGTTTACATAGAACAATCCGGATGGAGCCAAGAAATCCCTTTGAGTGGACTAATAAATCCTTTCTATGGCCTGTGAGCCGTCAATGTTTAGAAACTGGACGTACACAACACTGCGTTTGTGTCTTGTAAAAAGAATCCGTCTGAATGTCTCTCTACAGTCAATAAAGAGTCTGACGATAATATGAATATCTTTCTCACTGTAATGACTCTAGGTGGATTTCACCACCGAAGCTGGTGTCATATtgtcatatttctgtatttctatcggttctttttttttaaacatattttcacatttcatctgctaatggtttgttttagtgattcatacattttctattctaatgttttattttttttgtgatcttAAATGTTCTTCGTTAatgcttcttttctctctttgtcacgATGCTTTTGATGTCGTGTTTGATGCACTTTGAATTACATTGTAgcttaaatgtgctatataaataagcTTGACTTGTTGTCATCTACAGGCTTGCAAACCTTGGGCCTGATGAGACActgaatgacttttttttaatttgcaaccTGACAAAACATGAGTCGAATCAGTATATGTTAGAAAGCCTCTCCGTAATGCATCTTGGATATTGTTGTGAAGTGGCCAATTAACAAAATAAGTTAGAGATATAAGATACAGAGACAACTGGATCAAATTATAACAGCTTTTcaatacacatttacattttctactgaAGTTAGAGAAATAAGTACCAGCCCATTAAATCATTGAATTATTCACAACCATTCAGGGCTATATCTTTATATTGTAGATATTTAATGAACTCTCAATTAATTGAAGTGTTGTGTACTATATTGTTTTAGCTCGGTGTATACAGTAAACTAGCATATGGGTAAATATGAGTTACCTGGTCCAGAGGAATATGCTTCACTAGCCCGCTGACGACTGTCCGTGGAGCAGCCTCTCCCACATCCACCTGCTCCACATACAGACTGTCTGCATCTGGGTGCTTCTCTGCGGTGATGATACGTCCAACACGCAGGTCCAGACGAGACACGTCCACCTTGGCTTCGTCTTGGCTCGGAGCTGCCTGCTTCTTCTCGGCTTTTTCCCCtcctgtcagaaaaaaagaaaaggccaaaAGTGCTGTTAAAAGACACAATATGTAAGAACATTCAATGCAGTTTCAGTGTTTCCCtgtctgtattttctctgtttgaatgAACGTATGATAAAACACTTTGGTTGGGTGTTGGACGTTTGGTACATTTTTAGCACCTTAAGTCAGACAGTAGCCATTCAGCATGTGTTGAGGGAGAGTTTGCATAAGGAAGGCATCTGTGACAGTTTTCACGCTATTAGACTAAATGTGGACGAcattaaaggaaacatttgtttaaagggCACAAAAGACATTTCAGCCAACTGGTATCTTTCCAAGggaaattataaaaaacaaatcatacTTGAAACGATACTGGGCATCTGCCTGGAATCTGATTTAATTTCCtctcataaataaaaacaaagcccACAAATGACAAGCCCCAGGGTTGCATGCAGGATAGGGGCATGCTTTTCAAGTGAGCCATAAGTAAACAGTATCAAGGAAAGGATCATTCCTTTCACTCCTTCCcagaaatgcttaaaaaaacacctcGACTAAATGACAATACCAATACCCACTTTTGGCTGGAGGTGCTACATGATCGAATGACATAGCTGAATAGCAGATGCTTCCACCCAAGAGACAAAGCACCTTTCACTCGGGTAGCTGGCTTGCGCTGATCAAATGATCACACAGTCTTAAATCATTCCTGTGAGCCCACACAAGCTATGAAGAATATGAATTCCATCCCGGGCCTTTGATATTCAACATGACTCCTCTGTGCTCTGCTGTGATGACAGCACGGCCACGTAATGCACCCCAACTACACATGGCTTTGTACAAAAACAAGTGATGACTGTGTTGGCTGAGGTGAGAACACAGCTACTTTATAGCCTTGAGTAAGAAGCAATAGAAGAAGCAACCTTCATTAACATCAAACTAACAACTGGAGGAAACACGTTTCAATCAAACCAAGacgtttttttaattgtcttttttgaTCATAAACCCTCCAAACACATGGAGAGCTAATCATTCCCAATCAATGCATGAAAGTTTCCCCGATCAGTCGACAAAGCTTTGCTGAAACAAAACGGAAAAAAATGGGACCGCTTCATTCCCACATACTGTAGGGACACTGTGGACGAATGCACATCCACAACATACGACCCAAAACTCATTTAGAAACAAGAATACATTTCTGGTGATTTTAGGCAAAAAAGTCTTGTTCCCAATGCAGCTATTCcatcaatcaaaataaagaaCAGGTCTGGACCAGACtctttgctttattttgttatgcaTCATGAAACTCCAGAGCAAAACTAAATTAAGATCCAATCAAAGGCTAATAATGTGGCCAGACAGCCATTTGCATCTGATAGTTCAAATTTTAACTGAAAATAATGTTTGAAGAGGATCAAAGAGTACGGTGTGCATTGAAATGATCTGAATTCTTGGCCTCTGAATTCAACTCTATATATTTCCAATAACTAATTTTCAACTTTCCTTTTCAGTGTTCATAAATTcagcatataaaaaaaaaataacttttaaaaatgtcggTAGACCAAATTCAGATGCCAAAATACGACGTATAAAATTTAGCTCATATATTTTCAAGATTCTCAAATTAGATTGGCCAAATGTTAGCTGCGAAATATCAATTCAGATTAAACATCCGGGAattaactgaaaataaaataaatgatacaaATGCTTCTATGTGACGTATATGAGCagtcatttctcaacttcaaaGGACTCATAATAAAAAACCTTTCAGGTGCCAAACTTTTCGTTACCTTTTTTCTcaggcttcttctttttgtcatcTTTGGGAGGGGGGCTTTGGACGGCAGCAGCAGGAGATGCAGAGGCTGACGGTCCGGAGGGTTTGGGAGGAGTGGGCTTCGAGACACACTCAACACTGGCACCACTCGAAGGCATGGCCACCTCAAGCACTGCAGGAGAAATAGAGGAAAGGGCCGAACAATTAATTTATAAGTAGTGGATCGTAGTTACTATCTGACTGACTCATCTTACGTATCTGTTGCAACTGTTACTGaatcacagttgtgtttaaaGTATAACAACAGACAAGTGTGGCAGCACTTCCGTGAACGAGATGACAAATACGAAAAGTATGctgcttttttacattttccttttcccGCTCAGTGCAGGTTGTATCACCACTTAGCATGAAAACATACAGAGGGAGCTTTATTTACACACCCAGGGGGGGGGACTGCTCTCCTGATGCAAACAGTTTAGAAGGGAAAATGACACAGTGGCAAAGACGATGGAAACAAGGAAGTGGGGCCATAAAGCCAAGGAACAATGTCCTACAATAGCTCTCCAGGAAAAAGTAACCCCTCATTTCAGGCGCCTGATGTTTGAGTTCCTACAAAATCCAGTGTCTGTGTCTGACAAACATCGGTCTGCAGGCGCACCACCGTTACCATAATGCTTCTAATTACCTTAATTATATGTTAGGACCTGAGATCAGGATCTTTTGGTTTACCTTGGAATTACGGGCAATAACCTCTCAAACTCTTGACCTGCCCCTGAAGTTTACCTTTAAGGGTTGTGACATATCACAAAGTGTAGGGTACTTAAACCGAGCTCCTATGGTTGCACAATTCTAACAAAATTGACTGGGAATGTTTTGTGCTTTACATTATTCACATTTTATGTATGTAGGCTTATATTGATTTATTGTTGAATTGCCACTAGAAttttaagttaaagttaaaaacgtttttttgcaAACAATGACTATGTGATGTTATAGAGACTGTCGACAGTTACAAGTAGGGGTGGTAACCTCAGGGTAACTCATGATATGACAGAATACGTGATAAGTGGCCAACCATAACTGTAACAGCCATCTTTGTTAAAGGTGTCATATTGTCCCCCTTTTCAACCAgttaaaataagtctcagagttccccaaaacatgtctgtgaagtgtctagtaataaatccactctgatcctgcatTTATTATGCCTATAAGCCcatctatttcagccctgctcagaacaggctgtttctgtgtctgtagctttaaatgcaaatgagctgtgtctgaccacgccccctctagaagggcttgggtgtcttgatctttcttgcaccatgcctgATTGTTAatgttgagaaggcagactcagagggcagaacaaacacctcgCTGTGGGAGTATTTACCCACCTTGgcgaggggctactgccctttgtgatgtcacaaagggaaaatctccaaacggcctgtttgagcacattttttctgaaaaatggagcaggcaaaagaccgAGAGGATTGGACTTTCTCATAATTgagggggtttgtagacaggatAGGGACACATAAGTGTTTGAAAAAGATGGAAATgcatattttgcataatatgtgacctttaatgttttgtttggttATACTTTTCACCACTTGGGGGAGTAGTGCTGCTGTCAGGCACGCAGATGTCATTATAATCAAGAGGTTACCTGACAAAGGTGTTGCACATTCTGGAGAGACAAACAGTTTTTGAACTTGTGGTATGATTGTAAATGAAAAtctatgttttcttttgtctttgagTGAGAAATAGATGTACTAGTCTGCAGAGAAAGTGGATGTTTGTATTAAACAACCTACAAACTGTAAGCAATAAAACTGGACATTTCGTCATTTTTGCATGCTCAACAAATCTGTGTGCAACCGAGGTGGCAAAGGGGTCATTACAATAACGATTATATCAAGATACCGTAAATCTGAGATAATTGATATATCACATTGAATCATGTAATGATACATCATGATATCTAATTAAGTGAAGACTATAACTTGCCCCTAGAAAAGTAAAGAGCAGGATTCATGTATTCATTCGTTAttatttggtgtcagtttcatcCTGAACAttggtttttatttcttcaagaCAGAAATGATGTATTAAGGGGCTATTAGTTGcgtttcagtgtttgtttctctcatgTCACGAACAAATGACAAACGCCAACAGAAGTTCCTTTGAAAAAGAGTCATATTTACCCTTGTTTGGATTGAGCTATTTTGTGCCACCTTAAAACCATTGAAAgaaacccccccaaaaacaaACATCGCAATTAGATACAATGTGTGGAAAATCATCGTCTCGGGTTTATTGGAACACATTCCTTCAACGTTCCAACACCAACATATTGAGTTATTTTGAATAAAGTTAAACAGCTTATTTCTTCCAGCCTCTTTTGTCCATACAACGTCTCTCTGGAAAGCATGAAGTGTGTGTTAATGATCTGAGCTGTTTGTCCTTGAATGTCAGCGGATGTCAGACATACAATAGATGACAGACATGTTGACCCCATCGCTCTGGTGGGGATTCTTGAAGCACAATGGTTgcttataataaaaacagaacaagatcTGGCTGTAGTGGGTTGAGGCGAAAAAAGCTAAAGATGTTATCAGTGATAGTACAAACCAAACAACGCTCTAATGAGCAACAACTGACATCAAATGGTCCTAAATCAGGCCCACATAActgcttctaaaaaaaaaatagatagaaaaGGATAACAACATCAAGGCTTTCgttaagacaaacaaacatatatataaagACTTCAATGGAAGTCTCTGCTGGAAACCAAACTCAACataccccccctcctcttctctttttgcagcagctgttttttgAGCTCCTCGATGTCATTCTTCAACTTGGCATTCTCCACCATcagtttcttctcttctctgacaCTGGCCTGGACCACTGCGGAAAGGCAAATTCTTGTTACCTCTCAGGACTGGAGCAACATTTTATTATCACACAggatatttaaaagaaacaacttcTGAATAAGTACAAATAGACCCACAGCTAACATGTGTAGGTGAGAGGTAAAATTTATTGCTGGCCTCTTTGGCGTCATAAAAGAGGCcataaaaacaagatttattcttctccctgctcctttccatacatgggataaagtgtgaattgtttttttctgttgtgtgttttgacatgtacggaacaaataaaaaaatgaaataaattgaCCCAATAAATTATCCATTTATCAAGTCTGTGGATTAACAAAATAGTACTAAACAGTCTCTTACTTAGATAAAACCATTCTAAAGTGAAGCCGATTTCTCACATTATCCAAAATATGAATTTGTAATATATTTCTGTAGATTGTATACAGATTCTTtagagtaggttttttttaattaatacaagggcaacagaaatagaaacgTCTGCTTCATAACTGAATGATATTTAAACAAGACACAACTCATAAAACATCTGCACAGTCAGGGAACGtgtacaaatacacacaaatcgATTCATTTTGATCCCTTTTAAGTG
This window of the Labrus mixtus chromosome 2, fLabMix1.1, whole genome shotgun sequence genome carries:
- the LOC132990214 gene encoding aminoacyl tRNA synthase complex-interacting multifunctional protein 1-like isoform X2, translating into MFLARSFFKMSGPNPLLRLEQRAAEADQIIEYLKQQVQLLKEKAMVQASVREEKKLMVENAKLKNDIEELKKQLLQKEKRRGVLEVAMPSSGASVECVSKPTPPKPSGPSASASPAAAVQSPPPKDDKKKKPEKKGGEKAEKKQAAPSQDEAKVDVSRLDLRVGRIITAEKHPDADSLYVEQVDVGEAAPRTVVSGLVKHIPLDQMQNRMAVLMCNLKPAKMRGVVSQAMVMCASSPDKVEILDPPSGSVPGDRVSFQGFPGEPDKELNPKKKVWEQVQPDLRTDDQCVATYKGSAFEVAGKGVCKAQSMSNSGIK
- the LOC132990214 gene encoding aminoacyl tRNA synthase complex-interacting multifunctional protein 1-like isoform X3, with the protein product MSGPNPLLRLEQRAAEADQIIEYLKQQVQLLKEKAMVQASVREEKKLMVENAKLKNDIEELKKQLLQKEKRRGVLEVAMPSSGASVECVSKPTPPKPSGPSASASPAAAVQSPPPKDDKKKKPEKKGGEKAEKKQAAPSQDEAKVDVSRLDLRVGRIITAEKHPDADSLYVEQVDVGEAAPRTVVSGLVKHIPLDQMQNRMAVLMCNLKPAKMRGVVSQAMVMCASSPDKVEILDPPSGSVPGDRVSFQGFPGEPDKELNPKKKVWEQVQPDLRTDDQCVATYKGSAFEVAGKGVCKAQSMSNSGIK
- the LOC132990214 gene encoding aminoacyl tRNA synthase complex-interacting multifunctional protein 1-like isoform X1, with product MTFLARSFFKMSGPNPLLRLEQRAAEADQIIEYLKQQVQLLKEKAMVQASVREEKKLMVENAKLKNDIEELKKQLLQKEKRRGVLEVAMPSSGASVECVSKPTPPKPSGPSASASPAAAVQSPPPKDDKKKKPEKKGGEKAEKKQAAPSQDEAKVDVSRLDLRVGRIITAEKHPDADSLYVEQVDVGEAAPRTVVSGLVKHIPLDQMQNRMAVLMCNLKPAKMRGVVSQAMVMCASSPDKVEILDPPSGSVPGDRVSFQGFPGEPDKELNPKKKVWEQVQPDLRTDDQCVATYKGSAFEVAGKGVCKAQSMSNSGIK